A single Anopheles arabiensis isolate DONGOLA chromosome 2, AaraD3, whole genome shotgun sequence DNA region contains:
- the LOC120908407 gene encoding AP-1 complex subunit sigma-2 isoform X2, with product MLQFMLLFSRQGKLRLQKWYVAHSDKVKKKITRELITTILSRKPKMCSFLEWKDCTIVYKRYASLYFCCAIEQNDNELLTLEVIHRYVELLDKYFGSVCELDIIFNFEKAYFILDELLVGGEIQETSKKNVLKAIAAQDVLQEVLDDEDYFLLY from the exons ATG TTGCAGTTCATGCTCCTGTTCAGCCGACAAGGCAAACTTAGGCTACAGAAATGGTACGTTGCACACTCGGACAAGGTAAAGAAGAAGATCACTCGCGAACTGATCACCACAATCCTGTCTCGCAAGCCCAAGATGTGCTCCTTCCTGGAGTGGAAAGACTGTACTATTGTTTACAAAAG ATACGCTAGCTTATACTTTTGCTGCGCTATCGAGCAGAATGATAACGAACTGCTAACGCTGGAAGTAATTCACAGATATGTCGAGCTGTTGGACAAGTACTTCGGCAGT GTGTGTGAATTGGACATCATTTTCAACTTCGAGAAGGCCTATTTCATACTGGACGAGCTGCTTGTGGGAGGTGAAATACAGGAAACGTCGAAAAAGAATGTCCTCAAGGCAATAGCGGCGCAAGATGTGCTACAAGAG
- the LOC120896974 gene encoding tubulin--tyrosine ligase-like protein 12 encodes MDYEAFEAAHKPQLQSSGVPEHFWPELYRKLSEQAFDAGLSFSLLAVDYGEETRAAEDPVWALQVSKEGGLKANDPTEIYLIDHAWTFRTDNARQLLNAHPELVSRLAVMMGLQQDDDVPPNAYIPRILQDMWRWCNMYSLNADGLSVENRMPIWYVMDEVGSAILHSDTPNCRVVPFMHIPEGITYSLLFPTEDIDEGENVCRDFVENVPLGSRERDALLLPWRYDSFVKEDFSQSEPPKEYFLAGHIEESLPDPDVPPPLIDGNRPLKVYSQYELVNQYLTDASYELVSDPAEADILWMTSHFKEFRELSENNPNKFVNQFPFENVLTIKDLLSIVCRRAAKKSAASSGDGDGDEVSLASNPRWLPVTYNLKTELVPFVAYYQNRAQRGLDNHWIVKPWNLARTLDTHITDSLTQMMRLQQTGPKIAQKYIEHPVLFERAELEASVKFDVRYVLLVKSVDELCAYVYTNFFLRFANKPFQMDDFDDYEKHFTVMNYGQFQLRHMKCDEFVQTWHTQYPQHPWDQIETDICEMLREMLQGATKVGPPCGIGASAQSRALYAVDLMLEWTEAGSRIQPKLLEVNFTPDCQRACEYYPEFYNDVFNLLFLDQENLDVFRRIV; translated from the coding sequence ATGGACTACGAAGCATTCGAAGCGGCGCACAAGCCTCAGCTCCAATCGTCCGGCGTGCCGGAACACTTCTGGCCAGAGCTGTACCGTAAGCTGTCCGAGCAGGCGTTCGATGCGGGACTATCCTTCTCCCTGCTCGCGGTGGACTATGGAGAGGAAACGAGAGCAGCGGAGGATCCCGTCTGGGCGCTGCAGGTATCGAAGGAAGGAGGGCTGAAGGCGAACGACCCAACGGAAATCTATCTGATCGACCATGCCTGGACTTTTCGAACGGATAACGCACGTCAGCTGCTAAACGCCCATCCGGAGCTGGTGAGCCGATTGGCGGTAATGATGGGACTGCAGCAGGACGACGATGTGCCACCAAACGCGTACATCCCCCGCATCCTGCAGGACATGTGGCGCTGGTGCAATATGTACTCGCTCAACGCGGATGGGCTGTCGGTCGAAAACCGTATGCCGATTTGGTACGTGATGGATGAGGTGGGCAGTGCAATTCTGCACAGCGATACGCCGAACTGCCGTGTCGTTCCGTTCATGCACATCCCGGAAGGTATCACGTACAGCTTACTCTTCCCAACGGAGGACATCGACGAGGGAGAAAACGTGTGTCGAGATTTCGTCGAAAATGTACCCTTAGGATCGAGGGAACGGgacgcactgctgctgccctgGCGGTACGACTCGTTCGTGAAGGAAGACTTCTCCCAATCGGAACCCCCGAAGGAATACTTTTTGGCCGGTCACATTGAAGAATCCCTGCCAGACCCGGACGTTCCGCCACCGCTGATCGATGGCAATAGACCGCTGAAGGTTTACTCACAGTACGAGCTCGTCAACCAATACCTTACCGATGCATCGTACGAGCTTGTATCCGATCCGGCCGAGGCGGACATTCTCTGGATGACCAGTCACTTCAAGGAGTTTCGCGAGCTGAGCGAAAACAATCCCAATAAGTTCGTGAACCAATTCCCGTTCGAGAACGTGCTGACAATCAAGGATCTGTTGAGCATCGTCTGTCGCCGAGCGGCCAAGAAATCGGCAGCATCATCCGGTGATGGTGACGGAGATGAGGTGTCATTGGCGTCCAACCCTCGCTGGCTGCCGGTAACGTACAACCTAAAGACGGAGCTGGTTCCCTTCGTTGCCTACTATCAAAACCGGGCACAGCGCGGCCTGGACAACCACTGGATTGTGAAGCCGTGGAATTTGGCCCGCACGCTCGATACGCACATTACGGACAGTTTGACGCAGATGATGCGCCTGCAGCAAACGGGGCCCAAGATCGCCCAGAAGTACATCGAGCATCCGGTGCTGTTTGAGCGGGCGGAGCTCGAGGCCAGCGTCAAGTTCGACGTCCGGTACGTGCTGCTGGTGAAAAGCGTTGACGAGCTGTGCGCCTACGTGTACACCAACTTCTTCCTGCGCTTTGCCAACAAACCCTTCCAGATGGATGATTTCGACGACTACGAGAAGCACTTCACCGTCATGAACTATGGCCAGTTCCAGCTGCGGCACATGAAGTGCGACGAGTTTGTTCAAACCTGGCACACCCAGTACCCGCAGCATCCCTGGGACCAGATCGAGACCGACATTTGCGAAATGCTGCGGGAGATGCTGCAGGGTGCCACGAAGGTGGGGCCACCGTGTGGCATTGGCGCGAGTGCCCAGTCGCGTGCCCTGTATGCCGTCGATTTGATGCTCGAGTGGACGGAGGCGGGCAGCAGAATTCAGCCGAAACTGCTCGAGGTCAACTTTACGCCCGACTGCCAGCGGGCCTGCGAATACTATCCGGAGTTCTACAACGACGTGTTTAACTTGCTGTTCCTGGATCAGGAAAATTTGGACGTGTTCAGGCGTATTGTATAG
- the LOC120908407 gene encoding AP-1 complex subunit sigma-2 isoform X1: protein MLQFMLLFSRQGKLRLQKWYVAHSDKVKKKITRELITTILSRKPKMCSFLEWKDCTIVYKRYASLYFCCAIEQNDNELLTLEVIHRYVELLDKYFGSVCELDIIFNFEKAYFILDELLVGGEIQETSKKNVLKAIAAQDVLQEDETPQGFFEDHGLG from the exons ATG TTGCAGTTCATGCTCCTGTTCAGCCGACAAGGCAAACTTAGGCTACAGAAATGGTACGTTGCACACTCGGACAAGGTAAAGAAGAAGATCACTCGCGAACTGATCACCACAATCCTGTCTCGCAAGCCCAAGATGTGCTCCTTCCTGGAGTGGAAAGACTGTACTATTGTTTACAAAAG ATACGCTAGCTTATACTTTTGCTGCGCTATCGAGCAGAATGATAACGAACTGCTAACGCTGGAAGTAATTCACAGATATGTCGAGCTGTTGGACAAGTACTTCGGCAGT GTGTGTGAATTGGACATCATTTTCAACTTCGAGAAGGCCTATTTCATACTGGACGAGCTGCTTGTGGGAGGTGAAATACAGGAAACGTCGAAAAAGAATGTCCTCAAGGCAATAGCGGCGCAAGATGTGCTACAAGAG